The region TCTAGCAAAAAAAATTTCTTTACCAATTATATTTAAATCAGAATCTATAACCCAATTTCAATTACTACATTCCAAATTTGGCAAACCAGGTGAATTGAATCCTGGCTTTAAGCCTGGCAAAATAAATTTTGTATTACAATCTATTAGTGTCTATTAGCACAATTAGAAAAATAAATGTATTTATATTTTTCTGATTTCATAGGTAATAAAAATACAATGAATATTAAAAGTATTTCTCAAAGGAATGAACCACATAACAAATTAAATCTATGAAAAACACTTTTTATTGTATATACTCCAATTAATTCCGAAAACGTCCTTTAAATGGGACTGGTTTAAATATATAACCTCAATAAAATGAAGAACAAAGACTTACCACCGATATGTGGTTTTGAATTTGAAATTAATAAGTTAGTAAATAAGGAAAGAGAAAGTAGACAATTCGAGAAAAAGTCAAGGTTAGAGAATGTTAATTCAGGATTTGCATGTGCCCTCCATATGCATCAACCAACAATTCCAGCAGGTAAGAATGGAGAGCTTATTTCACATTTGCAATATATGTTTGAACACACTTCAGAAGGAGATAATCACAATGCCGAACCATTCGCTCAATGCTATAAACGTCTAGCTGAAATCATTCCAAGCCTGATAGATGAAGGATATGATCCCAAAATAATGCTTGATTACTCCGGTAATCTTCTTTGGGGAATCGAACAAATGGGTCGCGAGGATATTCTCGCTTCGTTAAAGCTCCTAACGTGTGATTGCACAGTTCAACCACATGTTGAGTGGCTAGGAACCTTTTGGAGTCATGCAGTAGCCTCTTCAACTCCACCTTCTGACTTTAAATTACAGATAACAGCCTGGCAGCACCACTTTTCGTCATTATTTGGAGAAGATGCATTGAGTCGAGTAAATGGGTTCTCTCTTCCTGAGATGCATCTTCCAAATCATCCGGATGTTCTATTTCAATTAATCAAAGCACTTAAGGAATGTGGATATCGTTGGGTAATGGTTCAAGAACATAGTGTTCAAAATATAGATGGCTCTAATCTAAGAGACGAGCAAAAATATATTCCCAATATGCTCAAAGCTCAAAGTAGTAATGGAGAGACCATCTCTATTCTTTCACTAATAAAAACTCAAGGATCAGATACAAAGCTTGTTGGGCAAATGCAACCTTATTACGAGGCAGTGGGGTTATCTAAACAGAATTTAGGGCAACAGATTATTCCCACTCTTGTTTCCCAAATAGCTGACGGAGAAAATGGCGGAGTAATGATGAACGAATTTCCTCAAGCATTTATTCAAGCATATAAAAAAATTGGTCCAAAAACGAATACAAGTCCCACAATTGCTATGAACGGATCTGAATACCTCGACTTCATAGAGACATTAAATATAGATGAAGATAGTTACCCATTGATACAAGCAATCAATCAACACAAAATATGGGAAAAAATATCAGGCCCAATAACACCAATTTCGTTTAAAAAAGCAATCGATGAATTAGAAGAAGAAGACCAATCTTTTTCTTTGAGTGGAGCCAGCTGGACTAACGATTTGAGTTGGGAAGATGGATATAAAAATGTTTTAGAACCAATTTCAAAACTTAGTTCCCATTTTCACCAAACATTTGACCATTTGATAGATCAAAATCCATCGTTAACAAAAAACGATAGATATCAAGAAGCGCTCCTATACCTTTTGCTATTAGAAACTAGCTGCTTCCGTTATTGGGGACAGGGGACTTGGACTGAATACGCTAAAACGATCTTCAAAAAAGGTGAAGAAGTTCTTAGAGACATAGAAATGTCAGCACAGAAAATTTAATCAATTTTGTAAAGGCATCAAACAAGAAAAAGAATTAACTAGCAAAAAACAAATTTTTGCGTTAAGGTCACCGACCAAAGCTTTAATAAAATGACTAGTACAAGTTTTGACAAAAATGGACTTGATAAAGCAGGTATTCATTGGAT is a window of Prochlorococcus marinus str. MIT 0917 DNA encoding:
- a CDS encoding glycosyl hydrolase family 57, coding for MKNKDLPPICGFEFEINKLVNKERESRQFEKKSRLENVNSGFACALHMHQPTIPAGKNGELISHLQYMFEHTSEGDNHNAEPFAQCYKRLAEIIPSLIDEGYDPKIMLDYSGNLLWGIEQMGREDILASLKLLTCDCTVQPHVEWLGTFWSHAVASSTPPSDFKLQITAWQHHFSSLFGEDALSRVNGFSLPEMHLPNHPDVLFQLIKALKECGYRWVMVQEHSVQNIDGSNLRDEQKYIPNMLKAQSSNGETISILSLIKTQGSDTKLVGQMQPYYEAVGLSKQNLGQQIIPTLVSQIADGENGGVMMNEFPQAFIQAYKKIGPKTNTSPTIAMNGSEYLDFIETLNIDEDSYPLIQAINQHKIWEKISGPITPISFKKAIDELEEEDQSFSLSGASWTNDLSWEDGYKNVLEPISKLSSHFHQTFDHLIDQNPSLTKNDRYQEALLYLLLLETSCFRYWGQGTWTEYAKTIFKKGEEVLRDIEMSAQKI